In one window of Chryseobacterium phocaeense DNA:
- a CDS encoding isoaspartyl peptidase/L-asparaginase — protein MKIIIHGGFFSESDQSHEVKTAKQNSLKQIAQKAFEYLQNHSAFETAAYAVSLLEDDPLYNAGIGSQIQSDGVIRMSAAIMDGETQKLSGVINLQEVKNPILVAKELIGEDDRVLGGKGAKIYASEHGFENFSTEIPQRRKEYEAKIANGGKGTVGCVALDKDGKLAVATSTGGKGFEIPGRISDSATVAGNYANAICAVSCTGVGEDIVSNATAAKIVTRTTDGMSLEQAFNKTFEELKTIDGFAGAIAIDKDGNMYHQDSYPTMVFASFDGEEFKVFS, from the coding sequence ATGAAAATAATCATCCACGGCGGTTTCTTCTCTGAAAGTGATCAGAGCCATGAAGTAAAAACTGCCAAACAGAATTCCCTGAAACAGATTGCCCAAAAGGCTTTTGAATATCTTCAGAATCATTCTGCATTTGAGACTGCTGCTTATGCTGTTTCTTTGCTGGAAGACGATCCGCTGTACAATGCAGGAATAGGTTCGCAGATCCAAAGTGACGGCGTGATCCGGATGAGTGCGGCCATTATGGATGGTGAAACCCAGAAACTGAGTGGAGTAATCAATCTTCAGGAGGTGAAAAATCCAATTTTGGTGGCCAAAGAATTGATTGGGGAAGATGACCGCGTTTTAGGAGGAAAAGGAGCGAAAATCTATGCTTCTGAGCACGGTTTCGAAAATTTCTCCACTGAAATTCCCCAAAGAAGAAAAGAATATGAAGCCAAAATAGCTAACGGAGGAAAAGGTACCGTAGGCTGTGTGGCACTTGATAAAGACGGAAAACTGGCTGTAGCCACTTCTACCGGCGGAAAAGGATTTGAGATTCCCGGAAGAATTTCAGATTCAGCCACGGTGGCGGGAAATTATGCCAACGCCATCTGTGCCGTAAGCTGTACAGGCGTAGGAGAAGATATTGTAAGCAATGCGACAGCCGCCAAGATTGTCACCAGAACCACTGATGGGATGAGCCTTGAACAGGCCTTTAACAAGACTTTTGAGGAACTGAAAACCATCGACGGATTTGCAGGCGCTATTGCCATTGACAAAGACGGAAATATGTATCATCAGGATTCTTATCCTACGATGGTATTTGCAAGTTTTGATGGTGAAGAATTTAAGGTCTTTTCATAA
- a CDS encoding YtxH domain-containing protein gives MGNKAKGLLALLGIGALAYWKYKNSTPEEKQAVKDKINTAKDNLNKWGNDMKNKANEVASQVQNKVDEAKTKAEDSVS, from the coding sequence ATGGGAAACAAAGCAAAAGGTTTATTAGCTCTATTAGGTATTGGTGCTTTAGCATATTGGAAATACAAAAATTCCACTCCTGAAGAAAAGCAGGCAGTAAAAGATAAAATCAATACGGCTAAAGACAATCTGAATAAATGGGGAAATGATATGAAAAATAAAGCGAATGAAGTGGCTTCCCAGGTTCAGAACAAAGTAGATGAAGCTAAAACAAAAGCTGAAGATTCAGTAAGCTAA
- a CDS encoding class I SAM-dependent methyltransferase, which translates to MENYLEINKNSWNAKVDPHLKSDFYFVDEFLKGRSSLNSIELDLLGDIKGKTILHLQCHFGQDSISLSRMGADVTGVDLSDKAIETAKDLARKCGTDTNFICSDVYSLPDILDQKFDIVYTSYGVVGWLPDLDKWAGVISHFLKPGGRLVMAEFHPVVWMFDDDFTKVAYNYFNEKPIVETYEGTYADQSADIVQEYVMWNHSLAEVLQNLISHGIELEVFREFDWSPYPCFRHVDEFEKGKWRIPQFGNKIPMVYALVGKKK; encoded by the coding sequence ATGGAAAATTATCTTGAAATCAATAAAAACTCCTGGAACGCCAAAGTAGATCCGCATCTGAAGTCAGATTTCTATTTTGTAGATGAATTCCTTAAGGGACGAAGCTCACTGAACTCAATAGAACTCGACCTGCTGGGAGATATAAAAGGGAAAACCATTTTGCACCTGCAGTGCCATTTCGGGCAGGATTCTATTTCACTCTCAAGAATGGGAGCAGATGTTACGGGAGTGGATCTCTCTGATAAGGCGATTGAAACCGCAAAAGATCTCGCCCGGAAATGCGGAACAGATACAAATTTTATCTGTTCAGATGTGTACAGCCTGCCGGATATTCTGGATCAGAAATTTGATATAGTGTATACCAGTTACGGAGTCGTGGGATGGCTTCCTGATCTGGACAAATGGGCAGGAGTGATCAGCCATTTTCTAAAGCCGGGCGGAAGGCTTGTCATGGCAGAATTCCACCCTGTAGTCTGGATGTTTGATGATGATTTTACGAAGGTGGCCTATAATTATTTTAATGAAAAACCGATTGTGGAAACCTATGAAGGCACGTATGCAGACCAGTCTGCGGATATTGTCCAGGAATATGTGATGTGGAACCATTCCTTAGCAGAGGTTCTCCAGAATCTGATCAGCCATGGAATAGAGCTGGAAGTATTCCGGGAATTCGACTGGTCACCATATCCCTGTTTCCGTCACGTAGACGAATTTGAAAAAGGAAAGTGGAGAATTCCGCAATTTGGAAATAAAATCCCGATGGTATATGCTTTGGTAGGTAAGAAAAAATAA
- a CDS encoding PH domain-containing protein, with protein MSEMSRLDEIKEELEKLDISPTIFARKEIRELPEILSRTEKIIYLVEGRNKTTNHHIVLVATDRRLIFVDKEFMYGLKVEDFSYDKVSSIQYETSLMLGSIDVHVSDNIVEIDGVGKYEAELFCERVRDFMARPKDYIQNIPEPTVLDQLEQLGRLKESGVLSEEEFNEQKRKLLDQ; from the coding sequence ATGAGTGAAATGTCAAGACTCGATGAAATAAAAGAAGAACTCGAAAAACTGGATATCAGTCCTACTATTTTTGCAAGAAAGGAAATCCGTGAACTTCCCGAAATCCTTTCCAGAACTGAAAAGATTATTTATCTGGTGGAAGGCAGGAATAAAACCACCAACCATCATATTGTTCTGGTTGCAACCGACAGACGCCTGATTTTTGTAGATAAAGAATTTATGTACGGATTAAAAGTGGAAGATTTTTCCTATGATAAAGTCAGTTCCATACAGTATGAAACCTCATTGATGCTGGGTTCCATAGATGTTCATGTATCAGATAATATTGTGGAGATCGACGGGGTTGGAAAATATGAGGCAGAACTCTTCTGTGAAAGAGTCAGGGACTTTATGGCCCGCCCAAAAGATTACATTCAGAATATACCCGAACCTACCGTTTTAGATCAGCTGGAACAACTGGGAAGATTAAAGGAAAGCGGAGTGTTAAGCGAAGAAGAATTTAATGAACAGAAGAGAAAACTGCTAGATCAGTAA
- a CDS encoding GNAT family N-acetyltransferase, with protein MKEATTHEIVGKWLKAWSLSRQVSLPVEYKSGFKVDVGDEKQKARYVFSELNDDFLELSQQIDEPWVYLKVCISHDQVQNVVPRKWDIQPPGYMMKCSGPMKSPGRKLADVYHLEYEKYNAATLVKIIAENGETASSGYIVLMDDLAVYDRIITDEKHQRKGLGSFLMLELEKIALAQGISNHLLVATEEGKALYESLGWEFYSHYTSIVISK; from the coding sequence ATGAAAGAAGCAACAACTCATGAGATTGTCGGGAAATGGCTGAAGGCCTGGTCACTATCAAGACAGGTTTCGCTTCCCGTGGAATATAAATCCGGTTTCAAAGTAGATGTAGGAGACGAAAAGCAAAAAGCCAGGTATGTGTTTTCAGAACTGAATGACGATTTTCTGGAGCTCTCCCAACAGATCGATGAGCCCTGGGTTTATCTTAAAGTATGCATCTCTCATGATCAGGTACAAAACGTGGTTCCCCGGAAATGGGACATACAGCCTCCCGGATATATGATGAAATGCTCCGGCCCAATGAAAAGTCCGGGCAGAAAGCTTGCTGACGTTTATCATCTGGAGTATGAAAAATACAATGCTGCAACCCTTGTAAAGATCATCGCTGAAAACGGCGAAACGGCTTCTTCCGGTTACATTGTGCTTATGGATGATCTTGCTGTATATGACAGGATTATCACAGACGAAAAACACCAGAGAAAAGGGCTGGGTTCCTTTTTAATGCTGGAACTTGAAAAAATAGCATTGGCTCAGGGAATTTCCAATCATTTACTGGTGGCAACAGAAGAAGGAAAAGCATTGTACGAATCCTTAGGATGGGAATTTTACAGCCATTATACATCAATAGTAATTTCAAAGTAG
- a CDS encoding PH domain-containing protein encodes MMNTQCALCGTPLTSMDTLLGENKLSDGGSLCNACLDKLSSTHQELLYNLHSFSISDIKNLKVGNTAPEAALSREEENEVKSLSTFSNPDEMPHDLYKKRLKEIKYQLAQVGANLSMFTKGEIKELPRILAVDEVILAATDAQFLKTVDAGMLLVTPKRMISVSKAMFSPVKVNEYLNENITAVSYVDHQLSPIIKIHTEGKTVDFECFFDRLDAERFYGFIQKIYNQEEAQKKVQEAKEATSDLILDQLEKLGKLRENGILTHEEFTEQKKKLLDQLS; translated from the coding sequence ATGATGAACACTCAATGTGCTTTGTGCGGAACCCCGCTTACTTCCATGGATACGCTGCTGGGTGAAAATAAACTTTCAGATGGGGGAAGCCTGTGTAATGCATGTCTGGATAAACTGAGCAGTACCCATCAGGAGCTGCTTTATAATCTGCATTCATTCAGCATCAGTGATATTAAAAATCTTAAGGTAGGAAATACGGCACCGGAAGCAGCGCTGTCACGGGAAGAGGAAAACGAGGTAAAAAGCTTGTCCACATTCAGTAATCCTGATGAAATGCCTCATGATCTTTATAAAAAAAGACTGAAAGAGATCAAATACCAACTGGCACAGGTGGGAGCCAATCTTTCCATGTTTACAAAAGGGGAGATCAAAGAATTGCCCCGTATTCTGGCTGTGGATGAAGTGATTCTAGCTGCAACAGATGCCCAGTTTCTGAAAACGGTAGATGCAGGGATGCTTCTGGTAACCCCAAAACGGATGATTTCTGTTTCAAAAGCGATGTTTTCGCCGGTAAAAGTGAATGAATACCTCAATGAAAATATCACTGCAGTAAGCTATGTAGATCATCAGCTGTCACCGATTATTAAAATACATACCGAAGGCAAAACGGTTGATTTTGAATGTTTTTTTGACAGGCTGGATGCAGAACGGTTTTACGGATTTATCCAGAAAATCTATAATCAGGAAGAGGCTCAAAAAAAAGTACAGGAAGCAAAAGAAGCGACATCGGATCTTATTTTGGACCAGTTGGAAAAGTTGGGAAAATTGAGGGAAAACGGAATCCTGACCCATGAAGAATTTACAGAGCAAAAAAAGAAACTTCTGGATCAGCTTTCCTAA
- a CDS encoding sugar porter family MFS transporter — translation MKQTGKSNMIYKAVLVASVGGLLFGYDTAVISGTIGFMRTYYHLSDVMTGWAASCALLGCLAGAMFSGKLSDRIGRKKVLMISALLFTVSSFGTALAPDLSFFVIFRIIGGMGIGIASILSPMYISEMAPAEIRGRLVSIFQLGIVTGILVIYFVNAYIAGIYDENWNVSHGWRWMFGSGIIPSVFFLLLLFTVPESPRWLVRQKRYSDAFRILNLIHGNQKGNEELISIRQSLEDTTPFSWSNLNNVKLRKPLIIGILLAVFSQITGINAIMYYAPEIFKSTGVGSGSALFQTIIIGIINVIFTFVAIKYVDRWGRKTLLLYGITGMIICLGIVGYAFYLNQNGYIILIAILGYIASFAMSLGPLTFVVISEIFPTKARGTAMSVATFFLWLAVFAVSQTFPVMMGSMGTANTFWIYMFAAIIALIFVWKKVPETKGKSLEKIEEDWCRK, via the coding sequence ATGAAACAGACTGGAAAATCAAATATGATCTATAAGGCCGTGCTGGTAGCATCAGTCGGTGGTTTACTGTTCGGCTACGATACAGCTGTTATTTCCGGCACAATTGGCTTTATGCGCACGTATTATCATCTGTCTGATGTAATGACAGGCTGGGCGGCTTCCTGCGCCTTATTGGGATGTCTTGCCGGTGCGATGTTCTCCGGAAAACTGAGTGACAGGATAGGACGGAAAAAAGTATTAATGATCTCTGCATTGTTGTTCACGGTTTCTTCTTTCGGAACGGCATTGGCTCCGGATCTTTCATTTTTTGTGATATTCAGGATTATTGGCGGAATGGGAATCGGGATTGCTTCCATACTTTCGCCTATGTATATTTCGGAAATGGCTCCTGCAGAGATTCGGGGGAGGCTGGTTTCAATCTTTCAGCTTGGTATTGTCACCGGAATTTTGGTGATTTATTTTGTGAATGCCTATATTGCAGGAATCTATGACGAAAACTGGAATGTTTCCCATGGCTGGAGATGGATGTTCGGTTCGGGAATTATTCCTTCCGTATTTTTTCTGTTGCTGCTTTTTACAGTCCCGGAAAGCCCGCGCTGGCTGGTTCGGCAGAAAAGATATTCTGATGCGTTCAGGATTCTCAATCTCATTCATGGGAATCAGAAAGGAAATGAGGAGCTTATTTCTATCAGACAATCACTGGAGGATACAACCCCTTTTTCATGGTCAAATCTGAATAATGTAAAATTGAGGAAACCGTTGATCATAGGTATTCTGCTGGCGGTTTTTTCACAGATCACGGGGATCAATGCCATTATGTACTATGCTCCCGAGATCTTTAAATCAACAGGGGTAGGATCGGGATCTGCTCTTTTCCAGACGATCATTATAGGAATTATTAACGTGATCTTTACTTTTGTGGCCATAAAATATGTGGATCGCTGGGGAAGAAAAACATTATTGCTGTACGGGATCACAGGAATGATTATCTGTCTGGGGATTGTGGGCTATGCTTTTTATCTGAACCAGAACGGATACATCATTCTCATTGCCATTCTCGGATATATTGCCAGTTTTGCGATGTCGCTGGGCCCGCTTACTTTTGTGGTCATCTCAGAAATTTTTCCTACCAAAGCACGCGGAACCGCAATGTCTGTCGCTACTTTTTTCCTGTGGCTAGCTGTTTTTGCGGTTTCACAAACTTTTCCTGTCATGATGGGTTCTATGGGTACTGCCAACACATTCTGGATATACATGTTTGCTGCAATTATAGCGTTGATTTTCGTGTGGAAAAAAGTCCCTGAAACCAAAGGCAAAAGTCTTGAGAAGATAGAAGAGGACTGGTGCAGAAAATAG
- a CDS encoding class I mannose-6-phosphate isomerase encodes MKSNYNKFPVIPINGHSCTAGWENIISTCKDYNHRVIAIECYPGVYEDEITSQIQLLLNPELIINTAEAMKSEVEITTLVQPYVTDDPVFGYMSSLELEDYFDEIKISELKNIMKAVDGCVAIIGPGALLLNHQPDLILYADMPRWEIQMRYRNNTASNLGKTNNTDPFSYQYKHAYFVDWRVSDRYKKRILKTCDFILDTTKPGHPKMITVDALYDALEQIVTRPFRVVPFFDPGPWGGQWLKEICDLDRSVQNFAWGFDCVPEENSLLLGFGDEVMEIPSSNLVFFQSEALLGKKVYEGFGDEFPIRFDFLDTMEGGNLSLQVHPLKEYIREKFGMSYTQDESYYILDAGKDAFVYLGLKDHVQPEMMMKDLERAQAGQIAFEAEKYVEKWPVRKHDHVSIPAGTVHCSGADSVVLEISATPYIFTFKLWDWGRMGLDGQPRPISLEHGRNNIQWNRDSSWTKENILQLTVSVAEGDGWREERTGLDAWSFMETRRHWFTKKVIHHTQGIVNVLNLVEGREVIIESPDNSFEPYIVSYAETFIIPACVGAYTITPYGESEGKECATIKASVRPEMIAGKILNN; translated from the coding sequence ATGAAATCGAATTACAATAAATTTCCGGTCATTCCAATCAATGGTCACAGCTGTACAGCAGGCTGGGAAAATATCATCAGTACATGCAAAGACTACAATCATCGGGTCATAGCTATAGAATGCTATCCGGGAGTTTATGAGGACGAAATTACTTCTCAGATACAATTGCTGCTAAATCCTGAACTGATAATCAATACGGCAGAGGCAATGAAGTCAGAAGTTGAAATTACTACACTGGTCCAGCCTTATGTCACCGACGATCCTGTTTTCGGGTATATGAGCTCTCTTGAACTGGAAGATTATTTTGATGAAATAAAGATATCTGAGCTGAAAAACATAATGAAGGCTGTTGACGGGTGTGTAGCAATCATCGGGCCGGGAGCGCTTTTACTGAACCATCAGCCGGATTTAATCCTTTATGCGGATATGCCGCGTTGGGAAATACAGATGCGTTACCGGAATAATACAGCATCTAATCTCGGAAAAACAAACAATACAGATCCGTTCTCCTACCAATATAAGCATGCCTATTTTGTGGATTGGCGCGTCTCTGACCGCTATAAAAAAAGGATACTGAAAACCTGCGATTTCATATTGGATACCACTAAACCCGGTCATCCTAAAATGATCACGGTGGATGCACTGTATGATGCACTGGAGCAAATCGTAACTAGACCATTCCGGGTTGTTCCGTTCTTCGATCCGGGACCTTGGGGAGGGCAATGGCTTAAAGAAATTTGTGACCTGGACAGAAGCGTACAGAATTTTGCCTGGGGCTTCGACTGCGTTCCGGAAGAGAATAGTTTGCTGCTGGGCTTTGGAGATGAAGTAATGGAAATACCATCCTCCAACCTGGTCTTTTTTCAGTCTGAAGCCTTACTGGGAAAAAAGGTGTACGAAGGTTTCGGGGATGAATTTCCCATCCGTTTCGATTTTCTGGATACCATGGAGGGCGGCAATCTGAGCCTTCAGGTTCATCCTTTGAAAGAATATATCAGGGAAAAATTCGGGATGTCTTACACTCAGGATGAGAGCTACTATATTCTGGATGCTGGAAAAGATGCTTTTGTATATCTTGGACTTAAAGATCATGTACAACCTGAAATGATGATGAAAGATCTGGAACGTGCACAGGCTGGTCAGATAGCTTTTGAAGCAGAAAAATATGTAGAGAAATGGCCCGTCCGGAAACATGACCATGTATCCATACCTGCAGGAACGGTTCACTGTTCTGGAGCTGATTCCGTGGTGCTGGAAATAAGCGCTACCCCTTACATTTTTACTTTTAAATTGTGGGACTGGGGACGTATGGGACTGGATGGACAGCCGCGCCCTATATCACTGGAACACGGCAGAAATAATATCCAATGGAACCGTGATTCTTCATGGACAAAGGAAAATATCCTTCAATTGACGGTTTCCGTAGCAGAAGGAGACGGCTGGCGCGAAGAACGTACGGGACTGGATGCCTGGTCATTTATGGAAACCCGCAGACATTGGTTTACTAAAAAAGTGATTCATCATACGCAGGGTATTGTGAATGTTTTAAATCTTGTGGAAGGAAGGGAGGTCATTATAGAAAGCCCGGATAACAGTTTCGAGCCTTATATTGTCAGTTATGCTGAAACGTTTATCATCCCGGCTTGTGTCGGGGCCTATACTATTACTCCTTATGGCGAAAGTGAAGGCAAAGAATGTGCAACTATAAAAGCAAGCGTCCGTCCGGAAATGATTGCCGGTAAAATTTTAAACAACTGA
- a CDS encoding ROK family protein, protein MSKPAIVIDMGGTRIKIGVVKDSVILASASIDADSGNGLRNRLPYMEKTVKDLMNEHKLTPEDMAGLGIASPGIIDSNEKKILSIDKKFGDAPEIDLEEWCRKAFGLPFCIENDARAALLGEWKYGRAKNYDNAVLMTLGTGVGSAAVMEGHLLRGKHFTAGILGGHFIINYKGETCNCGNKGCVETEASTWKLPSIAKEYSSFSDSKIAHVSPIDYELIFKLAGEGDFTAMEIREQSLQAWTACAINLIHAYDPEILVLTGGIMASSSYIIPYIRQQVENHAWTPWGKVKIEEAEFPASAALHGMAYMVNSSE, encoded by the coding sequence ATGTCGAAACCAGCTATTGTCATAGACATGGGAGGAACCCGGATTAAAATAGGAGTTGTAAAGGACAGTGTAATACTGGCTTCGGCCTCCATCGATGCAGATTCCGGGAATGGATTGAGAAACAGGCTTCCCTACATGGAAAAGACGGTGAAAGACCTTATGAATGAGCATAAACTTACTCCTGAAGATATGGCCGGATTAGGAATTGCTTCCCCGGGGATCATCGACAGCAATGAGAAGAAAATACTTTCCATAGACAAAAAATTTGGTGATGCTCCGGAAATTGATCTGGAAGAGTGGTGCCGGAAAGCGTTTGGCCTTCCTTTTTGCATAGAAAATGATGCCCGTGCCGCCCTCTTGGGAGAATGGAAATATGGAAGAGCAAAAAATTATGACAATGCTGTTTTAATGACGTTGGGAACCGGAGTAGGAAGTGCGGCTGTGATGGAAGGGCATCTTCTGAGAGGAAAACATTTTACAGCAGGAATACTGGGTGGGCATTTCATAATCAATTATAAAGGAGAAACCTGCAACTGTGGCAATAAAGGCTGTGTAGAAACCGAAGCCTCTACATGGAAACTTCCTTCCATCGCAAAGGAATACAGTAGTTTTTCCGATAGTAAAATTGCTCATGTATCCCCGATAGACTACGAGCTTATTTTTAAACTGGCAGGAGAAGGAGATTTTACAGCTATGGAAATACGGGAGCAAAGCTTGCAAGCCTGGACTGCTTGTGCCATTAATCTCATTCATGCGTATGATCCGGAAATATTGGTACTTACCGGAGGTATTATGGCAAGCAGTTCTTATATCATTCCTTACATCAGACAGCAAGTTGAAAACCATGCATGGACACCTTGGGGGAAAGTGAAAATTGAAGAAGCTGAATTTCCTGCCTCTGCGGCTCTGCATGGAATGGCTTATATGGTAAATAGCTCCGAATAA